The stretch of DNA CAGCAACAAAGGCGAGTTGTTGCCCAGCCTGGATTTGTCCGGCACCGCATCGCGCTCTTTGGAAACAGCGTCGAAAGGTTACTGGGCCAATGCCGCAGAAGCCAAGCTGACCTTAAGTGTGCCGCTGTACCAAAGCGGTTCGGTCTATTCGCAATTGCGTGCCGCCCGTCAAACCGCCGCCGCGAGCCGCTTGGATTTGGACCAAACGCGTCGCGATGTGGCTGAAGAAGTGCGCACCGCGTGGGAGACTTTGGCGTCCACTCAAGCGCGAATCGAAGCCATCAAATCCCAGGTTTTGGCAGCTGAAACCGCTCTCGAAGGGGTGCAACGCGAAGCCAGCGTGGGGTCGCGCACGGTGCTCGATGTGCTGGATGCAGAGCAAGAATTGTTAGATGCACGGGTAAATCTCGTTAAATCTCAAAGGGATGAGACTGTAGCAGAACTGACACTTCTTTCATCAATTGGTAACCTTACCGCAGCTAACATGAACCTCGCAGTGGATTTCTATGATGCACAAGGGCATTATCAAGATGTTCGGAACAAATGGTTCGGGGGTCGTATTGAGGACGATGGTTCTCAATAAGTTACAGTCGAACCCGGTCAAGTACCCTGGGGGATAAGCGAGCTTTTCATGAGCGAAGACGCGCAAGGACAAAACGGCGAAGAGCCATCGATGGAGGACATCCTAGCCTCCATCCGCCGTATCCTGTCAGAGGATGGCGAGGAAGAGGAGGCTCCGGCTGCTGAAGCTGCACCGGAACCAGAACCAGAGATGGATATGGCCGCCGCCATGGAAGAGATGGCGGCTGAGCCGGAACCGGAACCCGAACCAGAACCCGAGATGGATATGGCTGCCGCCATGGAAGAGATGGCGCCAGAACCCGAGCCCGAGCCCGAGCCCGAACCGGAGCCAGAGCCAGAGCCCGCACCAGAACCCGAGCCCGAGCCAATTATCGAGCTGGCCGATCCGGAGCCCGAGCCGGAGCCCATTCCAGAGCCAGAGCCTATCCCAGAACCGGAACCAGTGCCTATACCGGCACCTGAGCCTGTGGTCGTCGCACCGCCACCACCGCCGCCTCCACCGCCGCCGCCGCCGCCTCCACCCCCACCGCCGCGCCCGGGTGGGGAGCCGGACATTTCTTCGATCCTGGATTTGACCGAAGAAATGATCACGACGCTGCCCGAAGGCACGGACATTCAGCAGTCCATCATGTCCATGGGGGCCTACAATGCCTCCACCGATGTGCTGTCGGACCTGGCCCGTGCGATATTGAGCCAGCGCGAACTGCAAGTTGGCGGCTCGGACGTAACGCTTGAAGGTATGGTGCGCGAAATGATGCGTCCGCTGCTCAAAGAGTGGCTGGACCAAAACCTGCCGTACTTGATTGAGCGTTTGGTCAAAAAAGAAATCGATCGCATGATCAACCGGGCGGAACGCCTCGAAGAATAAAGTTGCAAAACTCTCAAACAAAACGCCGCCTGGGCTTTCCTGGGCGGCGTTTTTGCTATAGAAACCAAAGCTTACAGATACTTTTCAGTCACGGACGGCAATCACATGTCTTTGGATAAAACTTACACCCCCGCGGACGTTGAACAACGCATCTACGAACAGTGGGAAAACTCAGGCGCTTTTGCTTGCGGCAAAGCTGAAGCCCAAGACGCTTACACCATCGTTATTCCGCCGCCCAACGTGACCGGCAGCCTGCACATGGGCCATGCGCTGAACAACACGCTGCAAGACATTCTGGTGCGCTACAACCGTATGAAGGGCAAAGACACCCTGTGGCAGCCCGGCACCGATCACGCGGGTATTGCGACCCAAATGGTGGTCGAACGCCAGATGGAAGCGGAAAAGCTCACCCGCCATGATTTGGGCCGTGACAAGTTCATCGAACGCGTATGGGACTGGAAAGCTGAATCTGGTGGCACCATCACCCGCCAGCTGCGCCGTTTGGGCGCATCGTGCGACTGGGACCGCGAACGCTTCACCATGGACGAAGGTTTGTCCAAGGCCGTGCAGAAAGTCTTTGTCGAGCTGCACAAACAAGACCTGATTTATCGCGATAAGCGCTTGGTGAACTGGGATCCGTTGCTGCACACCGCGATTTCCGATTTAGAAGTCGAAAACAAAGAGCAAAACGGCA from Magnetovibrio sp. PR-2 encodes:
- a CDS encoding DUF2497 domain-containing protein, which produces MSEDAQGQNGEEPSMEDILASIRRILSEDGEEEEAPAAEAAPEPEPEMDMAAAMEEMAAEPEPEPEPEPEMDMAAAMEEMAPEPEPEPEPEPEPEPEPAPEPEPEPIIELADPEPEPEPIPEPEPIPEPEPVPIPAPEPVVVAPPPPPPPPPPPPPPPPPPRPGGEPDISSILDLTEEMITTLPEGTDIQQSIMSMGAYNASTDVLSDLARAILSQRELQVGGSDVTLEGMVREMMRPLLKEWLDQNLPYLIERLVKKEIDRMINRAERLEE